A genomic region of Pseudomonas sp. RSB 5.4 contains the following coding sequences:
- a CDS encoding ankyrin repeat domain-containing protein, with protein sequence MKDNWDTGVGSSPELHLAGSSKLPHGFLRQLADHLSQWIGTPLRVKGHVIIEANDDWRPICHWQDGKAWTWNDLHHWQDRDQSPAAYDPSSLSIDQDGYFGQRAPKHYSAQQLNTRAFKTACESGDKEDLGEYLQEQRYILSDAEAYENGNTPLHLAAAAGDLEACEALLRFVPDDVLNERHQTPLIYLADIRGKHPHGAVVSRLQPTVDFTDAKGRTALMYAARGAHVRSRAGHLTLAKALLSAGAEVTAIDSDGLTALGWAKKDLSFAKPDANSEVVDYLQRHYYLVEMERFFRTHYTHQFNTKGVMHIEPVNSSSLHTVANPENVLTDIVE encoded by the coding sequence ATGAAAGATAACTGGGATACAGGCGTGGGCAGCAGCCCCGAGCTTCACCTTGCAGGCAGCAGTAAACTCCCACATGGATTCTTGCGCCAACTGGCTGATCATCTCAGCCAATGGATCGGGACGCCGCTGAGAGTCAAAGGCCATGTCATCATCGAGGCCAACGATGATTGGCGTCCGATTTGTCACTGGCAGGACGGCAAAGCCTGGACCTGGAATGACCTGCACCATTGGCAGGACCGAGATCAGAGCCCCGCAGCATACGATCCCTCCTCGCTCTCCATCGACCAGGACGGCTACTTCGGGCAGAGAGCGCCGAAACACTACAGCGCACAGCAACTCAACACCCGAGCATTCAAAACGGCGTGCGAGTCTGGCGACAAGGAGGATCTGGGCGAGTATCTGCAAGAGCAGCGCTACATCTTGAGCGACGCGGAAGCATACGAGAACGGTAATACGCCTTTGCATCTCGCGGCGGCAGCGGGCGATCTAGAGGCCTGCGAAGCGCTGCTGCGTTTCGTACCAGACGACGTACTCAACGAGCGGCACCAGACGCCCCTGATCTATTTGGCCGATATCCGCGGCAAGCACCCCCACGGTGCCGTCGTTTCCCGCCTGCAACCAACGGTGGATTTCACCGATGCCAAAGGTAGGACTGCACTGATGTACGCCGCGCGCGGCGCTCATGTACGTAGCCGCGCGGGCCATCTCACGCTGGCGAAGGCACTCCTGAGCGCTGGTGCAGAGGTCACAGCCATTGACTCAGATGGCCTTACGGCACTGGGCTGGGCGAAGAAGGACCTGTCGTTCGCCAAACCAGATGCCAACTCAGAGGTCGTCGATTACCTCCAGCGCCATTACTACCTGGTGGAGATGGAGCGGTTCTTCCGCACCCATTACACGCATCAATTCAATACTAAAGGTGTGATGCACATCGAGCCAGTAAACAGCTCTTCTTTACACACCGTGGCTAACCCAGAAAATGTTTTGACCGATATCGTCGAATGA